Within Microbacterium proteolyticum, the genomic segment GCCACCGCGAGCACCGCGAGCAGGACCACGGCCACCGCGGCCACGATCAGCAGTGCACCTTCGCGGCTCACGAGAGCACGCCCGGAGCATCGAGCACCGCACCGTCGACGACGGTGGGGATGCCGGAACGAACGGTCCAGCGGACCTCGCCGGGCAGCTCGCGGCCGAGGTACGGCGAGTTCTTGCTGCGTCCGCGGAGGTCGCCGAGCCCGAAGGTCCGCGCGGGGCGGGGGTCGTAGAGCGTGAAGCTCGCGGGCCGACCCGCCGTGAGCGGAGTGCCGTGCCCGTCGAGGCGGCCGATGCGGGCGGGCGTGCGCGACATCACGCGGGCGACGTCGCTCCACTCGAGGAGGCCGGTCGAGACCATGGCCTCGTGGACGACGCGCAGCGCGCTCTCGAGGCCCACCATGCCGTTCGCGGCGGCCGCCCACTCGCACGACTTCGCCTCGGCGGGGTGCGGCGCGTGGTCGGTCGCGACGATGTCGATCGTGCCGTCCGCGAGACCCTCGCGCACCGCGAGCACGTCTTCCTCGCGGCGGAGCGGCGGGTTCACCTTGAAACGCGCGTCGTAGTCGCGTACGAGTTCGTCGGTCAGCAGCAGGTGGTGCGGGGTGACCTCGGCGGTGACGTTCACGCCGCGCTTCTTGGCCCAGCGGATGATGTCGACCGACCCCGCCGTCGACAGGTGGCACACGTGCAGGCGCGAGCCCACGTGCTCCGCGAGCAGCACGTCGCGGGCGATGATCGACTCCTCGGCGACGGCCGGCCAGCCGGTGAGCCCGAGCTCCGCCGAGACGGCGCCCTCGTTCATCTGCGCGCCCTCGGTGAGTCGCGGGTCCTGCGCGTGCTGCGCGATCACGCCGTCGAAGGCCTTCACGTACTCCAGCGCCCGCCGCATGATGAGCGGGTCGAAGACGCAGAAGCCGTCGTCGCTGAAGACACGGACGCGGGCGCGCGAGTCGGCCATCGCGCCGAGCTCGGCGAGTCGCGCGCCCTTCTGCCCCACCGTGACCGCACCGATCGGCTGCACGTGCACGAAGCCCGCGGCCTCGCCGAGCGCGAGCTCCTGCTCGACGACGCCGGCGGTGTCGGCGACCGGCGAGGTGTTCGGCATCGCGAAGACGGTCGTGAAGCCGCCGGCCGCCGCGGAGCGGGAGCCGGTGGCCACGGTCTCGGAGGCTTCGTACCCGGGCTCGCGCAGATGCACGTGCAGGTCGACGAGTCCGGGCAAGGCGATGAGGCCGTCGGCATCCACGACCGTGGCACCGGCGTGCGAGAGTCCGGTGCCCGTCTCGGCGATCACGCCGTCGCGGACGAGCAGGTCGGTGGCATCCTGACCCTCGATCCGCGCGCCGCGCACCAGCAGGGTGTGGGAGGGGGCGTGGCTCATCGAAGGTCCTCTTTCTCGGAGTCGGTCCGCGCGCCCGCCAGCAGCAGGTACAGCACGGCCATGCGCACGGAGACGCCGTTCGCCACTTGCTCGAGAACCGTCGAGCGCGGCGAGTCGGCGGCTTCGGCGGAGATCTCCAGGCCGCGATTCATCGGGCCCGGGTGTAGAACGATGCTACCGTCCGGCAGCGCGTCCAAGCGCCGCGCGTCGAGGCCGTAGCGGCGGGAATACTCCCGTTCAGTCGGGAAATACGCGGCATTCATGCGTTCGAGCTGGATGCGGAGCATCATGAGCGCGTCGGGACCCGCGGCGATCGCGCGGTCCAGGTCGTAATCCACCTCGACGGGCCACCCGCTGACGTCCTGCGGCACGAGCGTCGGCGGCGCGACAAGGGTGACGTGCGCGCCCAGGGTGTGCAGCAGCCACACGTTCGAGCGTGCGACGCGCGAGTGCAGCACGTCACCGACGATCGTCACCCGGATGCCGTCGAGCCCGCGCCCGCGGCTGTCCGCGCCGAACAGGCGCTTGCGGATGGTGAACGCGTCCAGCAGCGCCTGCGTGGGGTGGGCGTGCGTGCCGTCCCCGGCGTTCACCACTCCCGCGGTGATCCACCCGGACGTGGCGAGGGTCCGCGGGGCACCGGAGGCGCCGTGGCGGATGACCACGGCATCCGCCCCCATCGCCTGCAGAGTCTGCGCGGTGTCCTGCAGCGACTCGCCCTTGCTGACGCTCGAGCCCTTCGCCGAGAAGTTGATGACGTCGGCGGAGAGGCGCTTCGCTGCCGCCTCGAACGAGATGCGCGTGCGGGTGGAGTCCTCGAAGAAGAGGTTCACGACTGTCTTGCCGCGGAGCGTCGGGAGCTTCTTGACCTCTCGCCGCTGCGTGTCGGCCATGTCTTCGGCGACGTCGAGGATCTCGAGCGCCTCCGCGCGGGTGAGGTCGCGCGTATCGAGCAGGTGCCTCATGACTCGATCGTCACCTCTTCGATGCCGTCGACCTCGGCGAGGCGCACGTTCACGCGCTCGTCGCGGGCCGACGGGAGGTTCTTGCCC encodes:
- a CDS encoding dihydroorotase yields the protein MSHAPSHTLLVRGARIEGQDATDLLVRDGVIAETGTGLSHAGATVVDADGLIALPGLVDLHVHLREPGYEASETVATGSRSAAAGGFTTVFAMPNTSPVADTAGVVEQELALGEAAGFVHVQPIGAVTVGQKGARLAELGAMADSRARVRVFSDDGFCVFDPLIMRRALEYVKAFDGVIAQHAQDPRLTEGAQMNEGAVSAELGLTGWPAVAEESIIARDVLLAEHVGSRLHVCHLSTAGSVDIIRWAKKRGVNVTAEVTPHHLLLTDELVRDYDARFKVNPPLRREEDVLAVREGLADGTIDIVATDHAPHPAEAKSCEWAAAANGMVGLESALRVVHEAMVSTGLLEWSDVARVMSRTPARIGRLDGHGTPLTAGRPASFTLYDPRPARTFGLGDLRGRSKNSPYLGRELPGEVRWTVRSGIPTVVDGAVLDAPGVLS
- a CDS encoding aspartate carbamoyltransferase catalytic subunit: MRHLLDTRDLTRAEALEILDVAEDMADTQRREVKKLPTLRGKTVVNLFFEDSTRTRISFEAAAKRLSADVINFSAKGSSVSKGESLQDTAQTLQAMGADAVVIRHGASGAPRTLATSGWITAGVVNAGDGTHAHPTQALLDAFTIRKRLFGADSRGRGLDGIRVTIVGDVLHSRVARSNVWLLHTLGAHVTLVAPPTLVPQDVSGWPVEVDYDLDRAIAAGPDALMMLRIQLERMNAAYFPTEREYSRRYGLDARRLDALPDGSIVLHPGPMNRGLEISAEAADSPRSTVLEQVANGVSVRMAVLYLLLAGARTDSEKEDLR